In Streptomyces sp. NBC_00448, the following are encoded in one genomic region:
- a CDS encoding metal-dependent transcriptional regulator, with translation MSGLIDTTEMYLRTILELEEEGVVPMRARIAERLDQSGPTVSQTVARMERDGLLHVAGDRHLELTDEGRRTATRVMRKHRIAECLLVDVIGLEWEQVHAEACRWEHVMSEAVERRVLEILRHPTESPYGNPIPGLEELGEATEADPFLEEGMVSLSELNPGSAGASVVVRRIGEPIQTDAQVMHTLRRAGVQPGAVVSVTGSAGGVMVGSGGEAAELDPEIASYVFVAKR, from the coding sequence ATGTCCGGACTGATCGACACGACGGAGATGTATCTCCGCACCATTTTGGAGCTGGAGGAGGAAGGTGTGGTTCCGATGCGCGCTCGGATCGCCGAGCGGCTCGACCAGAGCGGGCCCACGGTCTCCCAGACCGTGGCACGCATGGAACGCGACGGGCTGCTGCACGTCGCGGGGGACCGGCACCTGGAACTCACCGACGAGGGGCGCCGCACGGCGACGCGGGTGATGCGCAAGCACCGCATCGCGGAATGCCTGCTGGTCGACGTGATCGGCCTGGAGTGGGAGCAGGTGCACGCCGAGGCGTGCCGCTGGGAGCACGTGATGAGCGAGGCCGTGGAGCGGCGGGTGCTGGAGATCCTGCGGCACCCCACCGAGTCGCCGTACGGCAACCCGATCCCGGGCCTTGAGGAGCTGGGCGAGGCCACGGAGGCGGACCCCTTCCTGGAGGAGGGCATGGTCAGCCTCAGTGAACTCAACCCCGGCAGCGCCGGCGCGAGCGTGGTGGTCCGCAGGATCGGGGAGCCGATCCAGACCGACGCGCAGGTCATGCACACGCTGCGGCGGGCCGGCGTGCAGCCGGGCGCCGTGGTGAGCGTGACGGGTTCGGCGGGCGGCGTCATGGTCGGCAGCGGCGGCGAGGCCGCCGAGCTGGACCCTGAGATCGCCTCGTACGTCTTCGTCGCCAAGCGGTAG
- a CDS encoding SIS domain-containing protein translates to MTDPRQEPAERYFDAAIALLRRARDEEGESVRQAAAAVADAITAGGRIFAFGAGHSSLPAQDVVYRAGGLALVNLLSVPGVVGVDVVPATLGSALERVEGLAGAALDTSPARAGDVLFVISLSGRNTLPIEMAQNARVLGMTVIGVTSLAYARETASRHATGTFLKDHCDIVVDSKIPVGDAELADDRIPAPFAPASTVVTSALMQAVMATAATDLAARGAVPPMIRSGNVDGGHEWNGRVFEEYRDRIFFRR, encoded by the coding sequence ATGACCGACCCCCGCCAGGAACCGGCCGAGCGCTATTTCGACGCCGCGATCGCACTACTTCGCCGGGCCCGCGACGAGGAGGGGGAATCCGTCCGGCAGGCCGCCGCCGCGGTCGCTGACGCGATCACCGCGGGCGGCCGGATCTTCGCCTTCGGGGCAGGCCACTCCTCGCTGCCCGCCCAGGACGTGGTGTACCGCGCGGGCGGCCTCGCCCTGGTCAACCTACTCTCCGTCCCCGGTGTCGTCGGCGTCGATGTGGTCCCCGCCACCCTGGGCAGCGCCCTGGAGCGCGTCGAGGGGCTGGCGGGTGCCGCCCTGGACACCAGTCCGGCCCGCGCGGGCGACGTGCTCTTCGTGATCTCGCTGTCCGGCCGCAACACCCTGCCGATCGAGATGGCGCAGAACGCCCGCGTCCTGGGCATGACCGTCATCGGTGTGACCTCGCTCGCATACGCCCGGGAGACCGCTTCCCGGCACGCGACCGGCACCTTCCTGAAGGACCACTGCGACATCGTGGTGGACTCCAAGATCCCGGTGGGCGACGCCGAACTGGCCGACGACCGGATTCCCGCGCCCTTCGCGCCGGCCTCCACCGTCGTCACCAGCGCCCTGATGCAAGCCGTGATGGCGACCGCCGCCACTGACCTCGCCGCCCGCGGCGCGGTCCCCCCGATGATCCGCTCGGGCAACGTGGACGGCGGCCACGAGTGGAACGGCCGCGTCTTCGAGGAGTACCGCGACCGGATCTTCTTCCGGCGCTGA
- a CDS encoding PAS domain-containing protein, with protein MQPFDAQSKGDEQLLAALLDGMEAGLCAFDRKGVVTHWNAEATRILGWSAADAVGRRGFDGWAARAPDARQAEQRLLAAMSADGRRVHEFALVTKDGRRVLVRTQSAAVLGPDGQPNGVYCAFSEVDAQIDLERSVALSESLFDDASWGVVLVDADLRPAQVNAHAVRMLRAGREGVLGRPLGDLLGQGAEQLESTLQHVLAEGAPPASTDLWVSLRGDSAGTRHCWRSGFVRLGSPLGEEPVPLGVGWLFADITEQKTAEHESARVRFRYQQLHRADRAAAECEGALEAAVLHLDFALAGFADHALVDRADGAGRLVRIIATPEGEPGPGRPAEGNVVPVGYRRDHPACQAVERLGTVRTSFGAPDAERAAPRERTDAWAEARQWPAGTVHGLATVLRSRGRTVGALTFLRGAGRRLFDRADAAYAEDVAARVAMALDLAGVAGPAERSDVAADGDRDGPGGR; from the coding sequence GTGCAGCCTTTCGATGCGCAATCCAAGGGTGACGAGCAGCTTCTCGCGGCGCTGCTCGACGGTATGGAGGCGGGCTTGTGCGCCTTCGACCGCAAGGGGGTCGTCACCCACTGGAACGCCGAGGCCACCCGCATTCTCGGCTGGAGCGCGGCGGACGCCGTAGGAAGGCGCGGATTCGACGGCTGGGCGGCCCGCGCCCCGGACGCCAGGCAGGCGGAGCAGCGGCTGCTGGCGGCCATGAGCGCGGACGGACGCCGGGTGCACGAGTTCGCGCTGGTCACCAAGGACGGCAGGCGCGTCCTGGTCCGCACCCAGTCAGCGGCCGTCCTGGGGCCTGACGGGCAGCCCAACGGCGTGTACTGCGCCTTCTCCGAGGTCGACGCCCAGATCGACCTGGAACGCTCCGTCGCCCTGAGCGAGTCGCTCTTCGACGACGCCTCCTGGGGCGTGGTGCTCGTCGACGCCGACCTGCGGCCCGCCCAGGTCAACGCCCACGCCGTCCGGATGCTGCGGGCGGGCCGGGAGGGCGTGCTCGGCCGTCCGCTGGGCGACCTGCTCGGCCAGGGCGCGGAGCAACTGGAGAGCACGCTTCAGCACGTGCTCGCGGAGGGCGCGCCGCCCGCCTCCACCGACCTGTGGGTGAGCCTGCGCGGTGACAGTGCCGGCACCCGGCACTGCTGGCGCAGCGGCTTCGTGCGGCTGGGGTCGCCGCTGGGGGAGGAGCCGGTGCCCTTGGGCGTCGGGTGGCTGTTCGCCGACATCACCGAGCAGAAGACCGCCGAGCACGAGAGCGCCCGGGTCCGCTTCCGCTACCAGCAGTTGCATCGCGCGGACCGGGCAGCCGCGGAGTGCGAGGGCGCCCTGGAGGCGGCGGTGCTCCACCTGGACTTCGCGCTCGCCGGGTTCGCCGACCACGCGCTGGTGGACCGCGCCGACGGTGCGGGACGGCTGGTGCGGATCATCGCCACCCCGGAGGGTGAGCCGGGCCCCGGGCGCCCTGCCGAGGGCAACGTCGTCCCCGTCGGCTACCGACGTGACCACCCTGCCTGCCAGGCCGTCGAGCGGCTGGGCACCGTACGCACCAGCTTCGGGGCACCCGACGCCGAGCGGGCCGCGCCCCGGGAGCGTACCGACGCGTGGGCCGAGGCCAGGCAGTGGCCGGCGGGCACCGTGCACGGGCTGGCCACGGTGCTGCGCAGCAGGGGCCGTACGGTCGGCGCGCTGACGTTTCTGCGGGGTGCCGGGCGCCGGCTGTTCGACCGGGCGGACGCCGCGTACGCCGAGGACGTCGCCGCCAGGGTCGCGATGGCGCTGGACCTGGCGGGAGTGGCGGGCCCGGCGGAGCGGTCGGACGTCGCGGCGGACGGGGACCGGGACGGGCCCGGTGGGCGCTGA
- the pdxH gene encoding pyridoxamine 5'-phosphate oxidase encodes MRKQYRAAGLTEAELAADPYRQFARWFADAVRAAARGELAEPNAMVVSTVGPDGVPSSRTVLLKGYDEGGFVFFSNHGSRKGRELAANPYVSLLFPWHPVARQVIVSGTAVRTTAQETEAYFHSRPHGSQIGAHASRQSSVVASRATLEDRYAELAGRWPEGSEVPVPPYWGGYRVRARAVEFWQGRENRLHDRLRYVSGADGGWSVERLEP; translated from the coding sequence ATGCGCAAGCAGTACCGCGCGGCAGGGCTCACCGAGGCCGAGCTGGCCGCCGATCCCTACCGGCAGTTCGCCCGGTGGTTCGCCGACGCCGTGCGGGCCGCGGCACGCGGGGAACTCGCGGAGCCCAACGCCATGGTCGTCTCGACTGTCGGACCGGACGGGGTGCCCAGCTCGCGCACGGTGCTGCTCAAGGGCTACGACGAGGGTGGATTCGTCTTCTTCAGCAACCACGGCTCGCGCAAGGGCCGCGAACTGGCCGCCAACCCGTACGTCTCGCTGCTCTTCCCCTGGCACCCCGTCGCCCGCCAGGTGATCGTCAGTGGCACCGCGGTAAGGACCACCGCCCAGGAGACCGAGGCTTACTTCCACAGCCGTCCGCACGGCTCGCAGATCGGTGCCCACGCCAGCCGGCAGTCCTCCGTCGTCGCCTCCCGCGCCACCTTGGAGGACAGGTACGCCGAGCTGGCCGGGCGCTGGCCGGAAGGCAGCGAGGTGCCGGTGCCGCCGTACTGGGGCGGCTACCGGGTACGCGCCCGCGCCGTCGAGTTCTGGCAGGGCCGGGAGAACCGGCTGCACGACCGGCTGCGGTACGTGTCCGGCGCGGACGGCGGGTGGTCCGTGGAGCGGCTGGAACCCTAG
- a CDS encoding citrate synthase 2, whose protein sequence is MSDFVPGLEGVVAFETEIAEPDKEGGSLRYRGVDIEELVGHVSFGNVWGLLVDGRFNPGLPPAEPFPIPVHSGDIRVDVQSALAMLAPVWGLKPLLDIDAEAARDNLARAAVMALSYVAQSARGQGLPMVPQREIDKAQSITERFMIRWRGEPDPKHVAAVDAYWTSAAEHGMNASTFTARVIASTGADVAAALSGAVGAMSGPLHGGAPSRVLGMIEEIERTGDAEGYVKAALDRGERLMGFGHRVYRAEDPRARVLRRTARELGAPRYEVAEALEKAALAELHARRPDRVLATNVEFWAAIMLDFAEVPAHMFTSMFTCARTAGWSAHILEQKRTGRLVRPSARYIGPGTRSVKDIEGFPDVAH, encoded by the coding sequence ATGTCCGACTTCGTACCGGGACTCGAAGGAGTCGTCGCGTTCGAGACGGAGATCGCAGAACCGGACAAGGAAGGCGGCTCGCTGCGCTACCGCGGGGTCGACATCGAGGAACTGGTCGGCCACGTCTCGTTCGGGAACGTGTGGGGCCTGCTGGTGGACGGCCGCTTCAACCCCGGCCTGCCGCCCGCCGAGCCGTTCCCGATCCCGGTGCACTCCGGTGACATCCGGGTCGACGTGCAGTCCGCGCTGGCCATGCTGGCGCCCGTGTGGGGCCTCAAACCCCTGCTCGACATCGACGCGGAGGCGGCCAGGGACAACCTCGCCCGCGCGGCGGTGATGGCGCTGTCGTACGTCGCCCAGTCCGCCCGCGGCCAGGGGCTGCCGATGGTGCCGCAGCGGGAGATCGACAAGGCGCAGTCGATCACCGAGCGGTTCATGATCCGCTGGCGCGGCGAGCCGGACCCCAAGCACGTCGCGGCGGTGGACGCGTACTGGACGTCGGCGGCCGAGCACGGCATGAACGCCTCGACGTTCACCGCCCGGGTGATCGCCTCGACCGGCGCCGACGTGGCCGCCGCGCTGTCCGGTGCGGTGGGCGCCATGTCCGGGCCGCTGCACGGCGGGGCGCCGTCTCGCGTGCTCGGCATGATCGAGGAGATCGAGCGCACCGGCGACGCGGAGGGCTACGTGAAGGCCGCGCTGGACCGGGGCGAGCGGCTGATGGGCTTCGGCCACCGCGTCTACCGCGCGGAGGACCCGCGGGCCCGGGTGCTGCGGCGCACCGCCCGCGAGTTGGGCGCGCCGCGCTACGAGGTCGCCGAAGCCCTCGAGAAGGCGGCACTCGCCGAGCTGCACGCCAGGCGGCCGGACCGGGTGCTGGCCACGAACGTCGAGTTCTGGGCCGCGATCATGCTGGACTTCGCGGAGGTTCCCGCGCACATGTTCACCTCGATGTTCACCTGCGCCCGCACGGCCGGTTGGTCGGCCCACATCCTGGAGCAGAAGCGCACCGGCCGGCTGGTGCGGCCCTCGGCCCGCTACATCGGGCCCGGCACCCGCAGCGTCAAGGACATCGAGGGCTTCCCCGACGTGGCTCACTGA
- a CDS encoding FAD-binding and (Fe-S)-binding domain-containing protein gives MTVAMPLGAERALRAAVRGEVACDAGTRALMTMDASNYRRVPLAVVAPRDADDVAAVLAVCREHGLPVVPRGGGTSIAGQATGTGVVLDFTRHMNRVLALDPDAGTARVQPGVVLDDLRAAAGRHGLTFGPDPSTHSRCTLGGMIGNNACGAHSVAWGTTADNVRALDVLTYRSERVRLDGALTADAPPRLRDGLRVLADEHLALLRTGFPQLPRRISGYALDRLLPEHGRDAARAFTGSEGTLGVLTEATVRLVRAPAARVLAVLGYPDESAAADAAHLLLPHGPLTVEGMAADLVGEAGRTLPRGGAWLFVEVGGDDPDDALAHARELCGAAEGMTGHALVADPVRQRSLWRIREDAAGTATRMPDGTEAWPGWEDCAVPPARLGAYLRDFRALLAEHGLRGTPYGHFGDGCVHARIDFDLVDKAGVARFRRFSEAAADLVVSHGGSLSGEHGDGQARAEFLPKMYGPELIALFADFKDLWDPDAGMNPGMLVRPATSVSNLRFSVLPPSNDRRVAMEFTRTGDGDDFPAAVRRCVGVGKCRTATLPEGGSDVMCPSFRATGEERHSTRGRARLLHEMLAGELIEDGWRSTEVRDALDLCLSCKGCRSDCPVEVDMATYKAEFLHRHYRGRLRPRSHYAMGWLPVWLRWAAPLAGPLNLLGGARSTSWLAKRLAGVAAERKMPELASETFTRWWHRSDTDGLTDGPPDGPAELRGAAGTVRPEPSADIRVPPAGPAVVLWPDTFTDHLAPEVGRAAVRVLRAAGLRVRIPDAPVCCGLTWVSTGQLTRAKAVMRRTLDRLAPLLDAGLSLVVLEPSCAATLRADLPELLGAEDPRAHRLAASVRTFAEALEEYAPHWEPPRLDRAATGQTHCHQHAVLGDAADRRLRERAGLTGAMVGGCCGLAGNFGFEEGHYEVSVACAEEALLPAVRSAGPGTAVLADGFSCRTQIAQLAGVEARHLAELLADALPPETRP, from the coding sequence ATGACGGTTGCCATGCCCCTCGGGGCCGAGCGGGCACTGCGCGCGGCGGTACGCGGCGAGGTCGCCTGCGACGCCGGTACACGCGCGCTGATGACCATGGACGCGTCCAACTACCGCCGGGTGCCGTTGGCGGTGGTCGCGCCCCGGGACGCCGACGACGTGGCCGCGGTACTGGCGGTGTGCCGCGAACACGGCCTGCCGGTGGTGCCGCGCGGCGGGGGCACCTCCATCGCCGGGCAGGCCACCGGCACCGGCGTCGTGCTGGACTTCACCCGCCACATGAACCGGGTCCTCGCGCTGGACCCCGACGCGGGCACCGCCCGCGTGCAGCCGGGTGTGGTGCTGGACGATCTGCGGGCCGCGGCCGGCCGGCACGGACTCACCTTCGGCCCCGACCCGTCCACCCACAGCCGCTGCACCCTGGGCGGCATGATCGGCAACAACGCCTGCGGCGCGCACTCGGTGGCCTGGGGCACCACCGCCGACAACGTGCGCGCACTGGACGTGCTCACCTACCGGAGCGAGCGGGTCCGGCTCGACGGCGCCCTCACCGCCGACGCGCCGCCCCGGCTGCGCGACGGCCTGCGGGTCCTGGCCGACGAGCACCTGGCGCTGCTGCGCACCGGATTCCCGCAACTGCCCCGCCGGATCTCCGGCTACGCCCTCGACCGGCTGCTGCCCGAGCACGGCCGCGACGCGGCCCGGGCCTTCACCGGGAGCGAGGGCACCCTCGGGGTACTCACCGAGGCGACGGTGCGGCTGGTCCGGGCCCCGGCCGCCCGTGTGCTCGCCGTCCTCGGCTACCCCGACGAGTCCGCCGCCGCGGACGCCGCGCATCTCCTGCTGCCGCACGGCCCGTTGACGGTGGAGGGGATGGCCGCAGACCTGGTCGGGGAGGCCGGCCGGACCCTGCCGCGCGGCGGGGCCTGGCTCTTCGTCGAGGTCGGCGGCGACGACCCGGACGACGCGCTGGCCCACGCGCGGGAATTGTGCGGCGCGGCCGAGGGCATGACCGGTCATGCCCTGGTGGCCGACCCGGTCCGGCAACGCTCCCTGTGGCGGATCAGGGAGGACGCCGCCGGCACCGCCACCCGGATGCCCGACGGCACCGAGGCGTGGCCGGGCTGGGAGGACTGCGCGGTTCCTCCGGCCCGACTGGGCGCGTACCTGCGGGACTTCCGCGCCCTGCTGGCCGAACACGGGCTGCGCGGCACGCCCTACGGCCACTTCGGCGACGGCTGCGTCCACGCGCGCATCGACTTCGACCTGGTGGACAAGGCCGGGGTCGCGCGCTTCCGTCGCTTCTCCGAGGCCGCCGCGGACCTGGTCGTCTCGCACGGCGGCTCGCTCTCCGGCGAACACGGCGACGGGCAGGCGCGCGCCGAGTTCCTGCCGAAGATGTACGGCCCGGAGTTGATCGCTCTCTTTGCAGATTTCAAGGACCTCTGGGACCCCGACGCCGGGATGAATCCGGGGATGCTCGTGCGTCCCGCGACAAGTGTCAGCAATCTGCGGTTCTCGGTGCTACCCCCTTCGAATGACCGGAGGGTCGCCATGGAATTCACGCGAACAGGTGATGGAGATGATTTTCCGGCCGCGGTCCGGCGCTGTGTCGGCGTCGGAAAATGCCGTACGGCGACGCTTCCGGAGGGCGGTTCCGACGTCATGTGCCCGTCATTCCGGGCGACCGGAGAGGAGCGCCACTCCACGCGCGGCCGGGCCCGGCTGCTGCACGAAATGCTCGCCGGCGAGCTGATCGAGGACGGCTGGCGCTCCACAGAAGTGCGCGATGCGCTCGATCTTTGCTTGTCCTGCAAGGGCTGTCGCAGTGACTGCCCGGTCGAAGTCGACATGGCCACGTACAAAGCGGAGTTCCTGCACCGCCACTACCGGGGGCGGTTGAGGCCGCGCTCGCACTACGCGATGGGCTGGCTTCCGGTGTGGTTGCGGTGGGCCGCGCCGCTCGCCGGGCCGCTCAATCTCCTTGGCGGGGCGCGGTCAACGAGCTGGCTCGCGAAGCGCCTCGCGGGAGTGGCCGCCGAGCGGAAAATGCCCGAACTCGCGTCCGAGACATTCACTCGATGGTGGCATAGGTCCGACACGGACGGGCTAACCGACGGGCCTCCCGACGGCCCCGCCGAGCTCCGCGGAGCGGCCGGGACCGTCCGGCCCGAGCCCTCCGCGGACATTCGGGTCCCGCCCGCGGGCCCCGCCGTCGTCCTGTGGCCGGACACGTTCACCGACCACCTCGCGCCCGAGGTCGGCCGGGCCGCGGTCCGCGTGCTGCGGGCCGCGGGGCTGCGGGTGCGGATTCCCGACGCGCCGGTCTGCTGCGGCCTGACCTGGGTGTCCACCGGCCAACTCACCCGCGCCAAGGCCGTCATGCGCCGCACCCTCGACCGGCTCGCACCGCTCCTCGACGCCGGTCTGTCGCTGGTCGTCCTCGAACCGAGCTGCGCCGCCACGCTCCGCGCCGACCTGCCCGAACTCCTCGGCGCCGAGGACCCACGCGCCCACCGCCTCGCCGCGTCCGTACGCACCTTCGCGGAGGCGCTGGAGGAGTACGCGCCGCACTGGGAGCCGCCGCGGCTGGATCGGGCCGCCACCGGCCAGACGCACTGCCACCAGCACGCCGTGCTCGGTGACGCGGCCGACCGCAGGCTGCGCGAGCGGGCCGGACTGACCGGCGCCATGGTCGGCGGCTGCTGCGGTCTGGCCGGCAACTTCGGCTTCGAGGAAGGCCACTACGAGGTCTCGGTGGCCTGCGCGGAGGAAGCGCTGCTGCCCGCGGTCCGGTCGGCCGGACCCGGCACCGCCGTCCTCGCGGACGGGTTCTCCTGCCGCACCCAGATCGCCCAACTCGCCGGCGTCGAGGCCCGCCACCTCGCGGAACTCCTCGCCGACGCGCTGCCTCCAGAGACCCGTCCCTAG
- the serC gene encoding phosphoserine transaminase, with amino-acid sequence MADIEIPADIKPADGRFGSGPSKVRTQALDALAATGTSLLGTSHRQAPVKNLVGQVRDGVRALFSLPEGYEVVLGNGGSTAFWDVATHGLISAKSQHLSFGEFSSKFAKASLQAPWLADPSVVKSEPGTHPEPVAEAGVDVYALTHNETSTGVAAPIRRVAGADDGALVVVDATSGAGGLPVDITETDVYYFAPQKSFAADGGLWLAVFSPAALERAASIGESGRHIPAFFDLPTAIDNSLKNQTYNTPALSTLFLLKEQLEWINGQGGLEWAVKRTADSSSRLYGWAEKASYATPFVTDPAQRSQVVGTIDFEDGIDAAAVAKVLRANGIVDTEPYRKLGRNQLRIAMFPAVEPSDVEALTACVDYVIGQL; translated from the coding sequence GTGGCCGATATTGAGATCCCCGCTGACATCAAGCCCGCCGACGGACGGTTCGGGTCGGGCCCCTCCAAGGTGCGGACGCAGGCGCTCGACGCGCTGGCCGCCACCGGGACGTCCCTGCTGGGCACCTCTCACCGCCAAGCGCCGGTGAAGAACCTGGTCGGGCAGGTCCGGGACGGCGTGCGCGCGCTGTTCTCACTCCCTGAAGGCTACGAAGTGGTGCTCGGCAACGGCGGGTCCACCGCCTTCTGGGACGTCGCCACTCACGGGCTGATCAGCGCGAAGTCGCAGCACCTGTCGTTCGGCGAGTTCTCCTCGAAGTTCGCGAAGGCGTCCCTCCAGGCGCCGTGGCTGGCGGACCCGTCGGTCGTGAAGTCCGAGCCGGGCACCCACCCGGAGCCGGTGGCGGAGGCTGGCGTCGATGTGTACGCCCTGACCCACAACGAGACGTCCACGGGCGTCGCGGCGCCGATCCGCCGGGTCGCGGGCGCGGACGACGGCGCGCTCGTCGTGGTGGACGCCACCTCCGGTGCGGGCGGCCTGCCGGTCGACATCACCGAGACCGACGTGTACTACTTCGCGCCGCAGAAGTCCTTCGCGGCCGACGGCGGCCTGTGGCTGGCGGTGTTCTCGCCGGCCGCCCTGGAGCGCGCCGCGTCGATCGGGGAGTCGGGACGGCACATCCCCGCGTTCTTCGACCTGCCGACCGCGATCGACAACTCGCTGAAGAACCAGACGTACAACACCCCCGCGCTGTCCACGCTGTTCCTTCTCAAGGAGCAGCTCGAGTGGATCAACGGCCAGGGCGGTCTGGAATGGGCGGTCAAGCGCACCGCCGACTCCTCCTCGCGGCTGTACGGCTGGGCGGAGAAGGCGTCGTACGCGACGCCGTTCGTGACCGATCCGGCGCAGCGTTCCCAGGTCGTCGGCACCATCGACTTCGAGGACGGCATCGACGCCGCCGCGGTGGCGAAGGTATTGCGGGCCAACGGCATCGTGGACACCGAGCCCTACCGCAAGCTGGGCCGCAACCAGCTGCGGATCGCGATGTTCCCGGCCGTCGAACCGTCCGACGTCGAGGCGCTCACCGCGTGCGTCGACTACGTCATCGGGCAGCTCTGA
- a CDS encoding aldo/keto reductase, whose amino-acid sequence MEYTQLGRSGLKVSRLVLGTMNFGPQTDEADSHAIMDSALAAGINYFDTANVYGWGADKGRTEEIIGSWFAQGGGRREKVVLATKVYGNMAAEDADWPNYDRLSALNIRRAVEASLKRLGTDYIDIYQFHHVDRNTPWEEIWQAIDVLVQQGKILYAGSSNFAGWHIARANEAAARRNSLGLVSEQCLYNLAVRDAEMEVIPSAQHYGLGVIPWSPLHGGLLGGALRKQREGGGARSTAGRSADALKSPQQRDQIQAYEDLCDKHGVDPGDVGLAWLLTRPGVTGPIVGPRVQAQLDSALRAVELELSEEFLTSLDEIFPGPGPSPESFAW is encoded by the coding sequence ATGGAGTACACACAGCTCGGACGTTCCGGCCTCAAGGTCAGCCGCCTGGTTCTCGGCACGATGAACTTCGGTCCGCAGACCGATGAGGCGGACAGCCACGCCATCATGGACTCGGCTCTCGCCGCCGGGATCAACTACTTCGACACCGCCAACGTCTACGGCTGGGGCGCGGACAAGGGCCGCACCGAGGAGATCATCGGCAGCTGGTTCGCGCAGGGCGGCGGCCGCCGGGAGAAGGTCGTGCTGGCCACCAAGGTCTACGGCAACATGGCGGCCGAGGACGCCGACTGGCCCAACTACGACCGGCTCTCCGCACTGAACATTCGCCGCGCGGTGGAGGCCAGCCTCAAGCGGCTCGGCACCGACTACATCGACATCTACCAGTTCCACCACGTGGACCGGAACACGCCGTGGGAGGAGATCTGGCAGGCGATCGACGTCCTGGTGCAGCAGGGCAAGATCCTCTACGCCGGTTCCAGCAACTTCGCCGGCTGGCACATCGCCCGGGCCAACGAAGCCGCGGCCAGGCGCAACTCGCTCGGCCTGGTCAGCGAGCAGTGCCTGTACAACCTGGCGGTGCGGGACGCCGAGATGGAGGTCATCCCCTCCGCGCAGCACTACGGCCTCGGGGTGATCCCGTGGTCGCCGCTGCACGGCGGTCTGCTCGGCGGGGCGCTGCGCAAGCAGCGCGAGGGCGGCGGGGCGCGCTCCACCGCGGGCCGCAGCGCGGACGCCCTGAAGTCGCCGCAGCAGCGCGACCAGATCCAGGCGTACGAGGACCTCTGCGACAAGCACGGAGTCGACCCCGGCGACGTGGGCCTGGCATGGCTGCTGACCCGGCCGGGCGTGACCGGGCCGATCGTGGGTCCGCGGGTGCAGGCACAGCTCGACTCGGCGCTGCGGGCCGTGGAGTTGGAGCTGTCGGAGGAGTTCCTGACGTCCCTGGACGAGATCTTCCCCGGCCCCGGGCCGTCCCCGGAGTCCTTCGCCTGGTAG